Within the Thalassotalea ponticola genome, the region CCAGCGATGGTTAAGTCCATGTTTAGGTAAAAATTGCCGATTTAACCCAACGTGTTCCACCTATGCCATACAAGCAATTAAGCGTTTTGGCGTAGTAAAAGGCTGTTGGTTAGCAATGAAACGTATATTAAAATGTCATC harbors:
- the yidD gene encoding membrane protein insertion efficiency factor YidD translates to MAENQTTAQKLVIAPIKAYQRWLSPCLGKNCRFNPTCSTYAIQAIKRFGVVKGCWLAMKRILKCHPLHAGGDDPVPKSK